A single genomic interval of Helianthus annuus cultivar XRQ/B chromosome 13, HanXRQr2.0-SUNRISE, whole genome shotgun sequence harbors:
- the LOC110901923 gene encoding uncharacterized protein LOC110901923, producing MKRFIDKLTMLTAPYPEELLKMYLAAAHNAVSAVLMVERDGKQTPIYYISRVLAGPEMRYPTLEKLPEISGRLAKWAIELGALDIEYRKRTTIKGQVIADFLVEIPDVETIQDTAIQDIPESSTARQTWKLYTDGSSSGKGSGAGLMLISPDEIRLMYALRFDFECSNNEAEYEALLVGLRMAQSMGATRVDAYVDSLLVNNQVNETYEAKDASMAKYLAKTKELIASFDNVTLNHVHRVKNQIADALSKLATSGMEREVKVETLQMLSIEPPEVYAVTAEEPCWYTPILKLLAKGELPSARGEAQKIQTKALQYEVNNGVLYRESYLGPLLRCVYQAEAKYLIQEIHAGISGIHAGPRAVVAKIHNVGYYWPEMHEDAVEELRRCRSCQKFAPQTLRPKNNLIPVTAAWPFQKWAVDIVGPFPLAPGKLKYLIVAIDYFTKWVEAKPLAKITAENAKKFLWEHIVCRFGLPLYLVSDNGTQFTDRVLQDWCA from the exons ATGAAGCGTTTTATCGATAAACTAACAATGTTGACAGCGCCATACCCGGAAGAACTACTCAAAATGTATCTGGCGGCGGCCCATAACGCGGTAAGCGCGGTGCTCATGGTGGAGAGAGATGGGAAACAAACGCCCATATACTACATCAGCCGAGTTCTGGCGGGACCCGAAATGCGGTATCCAACGCTCGAAAAGTTG CCAGAGATTTCCGGAAGATTGGCTAAATGGGCGATCGAGTTGGGAGCCCTGGATATTGAGTATCGAAAGCGAACAACAATCAAGGGGCAGGTGATCGCTGATTTCTTGGTCGAAATTCCGGATGTAGAAACTATACAGGATACCGCCATTCAGGACATCCCAGAATCCAGCACAGCCAGGCAAACCTGGAAACTTTACACTGATGGATCATCTAGCGGGAAAGGTTCCGGGGCAGGCCTAATGCTGATAAGCCCAGACGAAATAAGGCTGATGTATGCCTTACGTTTTGATTTTGAATGTTCCAACAATGAAGCAGAATACGAGGCACTACTCGTAGGCTTGAGGATGGCCCAATCTATGGGAGCTACACGAGTTGATGCGTATGTTGACTCTTTACTGGTTAATAATCAAGTAAACGAAACTTACGAAGCCAAGGACGCATCAATGGCGAAGTATTTGGCTAAAACGAAGGAGCTCATTGCTTCCTTTGACAATGTCACACTTAATCACGTCCACAGAGTAAAAAACCAAATAGCAGACGCCTTGAGCAAACTTGCTACTTCGGGTATGGAAAGAGAAGTAAAGGTAGAAACTTTGCAAATGCTTTCCATTGAACCCCCGGAAGTCTACGCTGTCACGGCGGAAGAACCCTGTTGGTACACTCCCATACTAAAGCTCCTTGCAAAAGGGGAATTACCCTCCGCCAGAGGCGAAGCTCAAAAGATACAAACTAAAGCATTACAGTATGAAGTAAACAATGGTGTCCTGTACCGGGAGTCATATTTGGGACCACTACTGCGGTGTGTATACCAGGCGGAAGCAAAATACCTAATCCAAGAAATACACGCTGGCATAAGTGGCATTCATGCCGGGCCCCGGGCAGTGGTTGCCAAAATTCACAACGTCGGGTACTATTGGCCCGAGATGCACGAGGACGCGGTAGAAGAGCTCAGAAGGTGCCGCAGTTGCCAAAAGTTTGCTCCCCAAACACTCCGTCCCAAGAACAACCTAATCCCAGTTACAGCGGCCTGGCCCTTCCAGAAATGGGCGGTGGACATCGTGGGGCCATTCCCGCTGGCCCCCGGGAAGCTAAAATACCTTATTGTAGCAATTGactatttcaccaagtgggttgAAGCGAAACCCTTGGCCAAAATAACCGCGGAAAACGCCAAGAAGTTCCTCTGGGAACACATAGTGTGCCGGTTTGGGTTGCCGCTATATTTGGTAAGCGATAATGGAACGCAATTCACCGATAGGGTCTTGCAAGACTGGTGTGCATAA